From a region of the Armatimonadota bacterium genome:
- a CDS encoding penicillin-binding protein activator has protein sequence MSATVKRRAPWAVIIVAAFIVVAAIAYFATRRTADPNERDVLKVGVILPLTGSLAEGGRQALRGLELAVDRYNETADTYRIKLIVEDSRSEPRDGVTAFQKLVAVDGVKVVVGGLMSSVTLAIAPIAEREQVIVLSPGSSNPKVRDAGDYIFRNWASDDYDGRVMAAYAFESLNKRRAAVLYINNDYGLGLAEAFRITFEELGGEVSLMEPYAQGQSDFRPLLAKVSDYVVDCIFFPGQPSENGTIVRQCRELDIVATLLANLSVESPDFVTAAAGTQAGVIYSTPAFDPSSDEPTVKEFVRAFSDQYGDPPGIVAGHAFDAGNILIEALRRADFDLARLKQELYGIANFDGVTGVTTFDERGDVHKDVMIKVIQPDLSTSVLQRYSPHS, from the coding sequence ATGAGCGCAACCGTAAAACGCCGGGCCCCTTGGGCCGTCATCATCGTCGCCGCCTTTATCGTCGTCGCGGCCATCGCGTACTTTGCGACGCGACGCACAGCAGACCCCAACGAGCGAGATGTTTTGAAAGTGGGCGTAATCCTACCGCTAACCGGCAGCCTTGCGGAAGGCGGACGGCAGGCGCTACGGGGGCTCGAATTGGCCGTTGACAGATATAACGAAACCGCCGACACGTACCGCATTAAGTTGATCGTTGAGGACTCAAGGTCCGAGCCGAGGGACGGGGTAACCGCGTTTCAGAAACTAGTGGCCGTGGACGGCGTAAAAGTCGTCGTGGGCGGTTTAATGAGTTCTGTCACCTTGGCAATAGCGCCAATCGCTGAACGCGAACAAGTGATTGTCCTGTCTCCAGGCTCCTCAAATCCCAAGGTAAGAGACGCAGGCGATTACATCTTTCGGAATTGGGCCTCCGACGACTATGATGGGCGTGTTATGGCAGCTTACGCATTCGAGTCTCTGAACAAGCGAAGAGCGGCCGTCCTTTACATTAACAATGATTATGGACTAGGCCTTGCTGAGGCATTCAGAATCACATTCGAGGAGCTTGGTGGCGAGGTTTCTCTTATGGAACCCTATGCGCAGGGTCAGTCAGACTTCAGACCGCTTTTGGCCAAAGTGAGCGACTACGTAGTTGATTGCATATTCTTTCCCGGTCAGCCCAGCGAAAATGGGACGATTGTGAGACAGTGCCGCGAACTGGATATCGTGGCAACCCTATTGGCCAATCTGTCCGTCGAGTCCCCAGATTTCGTCACCGCAGCTGCGGGGACACAGGCGGGAGTCATCTATAGCACACCTGCCTTTGACCCATCCTCAGACGAACCTACAGTCAAGGAGTTCGTCCGTGCCTTTAGCGACCAATACGGTGACCCCCCTGGCATTGTGGCTGGGCATGCCTTTGACGCTGGAAACATACTCATCGAAGCCTTACGGCGAGCTGATTTTGACCTCGCCAGACTCAAACAGGAGCTCTATGGGATTGCAAACTTCGATGGAGTGACAGGCGTAACGACATTTGACGAAAGAGGCGACGTTCACAAGGATGTCATGATCAAAGTGATCCAGCCAGACCTCAGTACGAGCGTGTTGCAGAGGTATTCACCGCATTCGTGA
- a CDS encoding endonuclease/exonuclease/phosphatase, producing MAKFTATEWQKIRVRLNADPQRYGIPARVYGSAVVASANIRKLGAKSKRDAHTWQFFADVFRHFDLLAVQEVLEKVDGLRHLKQLMGDEFGMVISDTTGSFPNEGGLAERLAFIFNWTIVNRKEMVTDVTYDRSKVLQIIGENEQSIHQAVEKAKKDKKYVKKLKKYNELFDKFKTDGGSAPRKPVFPIKMPVFVSFIRTPFGVMFEIRGHPGAECYTFMAINAHLFFGTYIEDRRQEFEALMAWIMGRVQQGDVNDSLNILLLGDLNLDFDKPENDRRRIIELIDELNRKGGREVNVYFPFLHSHPRREGQQFMGSDGRLLRTNARLKETFDQIGFFSRDERLKQLKNEEAGSTERGQDYGVFDFVNLFSEALKGKPFEQLSEADQKAFVKRFEHKVSDHMPIWFRIPLPDVKRPVVSAPS from the coding sequence ATGGCAAAATTCACAGCGACCGAATGGCAGAAGATTCGCGTTAGACTCAACGCCGATCCGCAACGTTATGGAATACCGGCCCGCGTCTATGGGTCGGCCGTCGTTGCCTCCGCCAACATCCGCAAGCTGGGGGCTAAAAGCAAGCGTGACGCTCACACTTGGCAATTCTTCGCGGACGTGTTTCGGCACTTCGACTTGCTGGCAGTGCAGGAGGTGCTGGAAAAAGTTGACGGCCTGCGCCACCTCAAGCAATTGATGGGCGACGAATTTGGAATGGTGATATCAGACACTACGGGCTCATTTCCGAACGAAGGTGGATTGGCCGAACGATTGGCGTTCATATTCAACTGGACAATCGTGAACCGCAAGGAAATGGTAACGGACGTTACTTATGATCGTTCCAAGGTTCTGCAGATCATCGGAGAAAATGAGCAGTCCATCCACCAAGCCGTGGAAAAAGCGAAGAAGGACAAGAAATACGTCAAAAAGCTTAAAAAGTATAACGAGTTGTTTGACAAATTCAAGACTGATGGCGGCAGTGCGCCGAGGAAACCCGTTTTTCCGATAAAGATGCCGGTGTTCGTCTCGTTCATCCGCACGCCATTCGGCGTGATGTTTGAAATTCGCGGTCATCCAGGCGCTGAATGTTACACCTTCATGGCGATAAACGCGCACCTGTTCTTCGGAACCTATATTGAAGACCGTCGCCAAGAGTTCGAGGCCTTGATGGCCTGGATCATGGGCCGCGTGCAGCAGGGAGACGTCAACGACTCGCTGAACATCTTGCTGTTGGGCGACTTAAATCTGGATTTCGACAAACCGGAAAACGATCGCCGGCGGATCATAGAGTTGATCGACGAGCTGAACAGGAAAGGAGGCAGAGAGGTAAACGTTTACTTTCCGTTCCTCCATTCGCACCCTAGGCGTGAAGGCCAGCAGTTTATGGGTAGCGACGGAAGGCTGTTGCGAACCAACGCTCGCTTGAAGGAGACCTTCGACCAAATCGGCTTCTTCTCGCGAGACGAGCGGCTCAAGCAACTCAAGAACGAAGAGGCAGGATCGACCGAGCGAGGGCAGGATTATGGCGTGTTCGACTTCGTCAACCTGTTTAGCGAAGCGCTGAAAGGCAAACCGTTCGAGCAGTTGTCCGAGGCAGATCAGAAGGCGTTCGTCAAGCGATTCGAGCACAAAGTCAGTGACCATATGCCGATCTGGTTTCGTATCCCGTTGCCTGACGTGAAGAGACCCGTAGTTTCGGCTCCGTCCTAA
- a CDS encoding RHS repeat protein — protein MGIEVDAERTHPHRPTPDPVTGDLLIDPEIYLRAKAFDLSISFFYSAKSSVNEMYGKHRSANVNNHVISGTDDITLYRGNFQAYTYDKVGTAGGITTYTSVFNATKTTFSFDGAEFTEYFTDGMKAIYKKQKAAGKRHELIRWETPAGVKHTYTYGTGVEEGLLKTIEVPSGDKVTFAYIAGSPTSLLQSVEDWSNRRWTMQYDANNELTQFSTPIGCTTKYGYSFAGAGSPNTMLYTIEDPRGYITTYMYTTNKQVASMAVGTAIWTYTYLGGFRQDNQTITTSPTGAKTTYNYSAGGAVESVNRPEGYTENYTYDGNGWRTVTALPLGIVNTTSYNAFGQIETAEDPEGNVTTFEYDSDLNLTTITNALSETTTMSYNADRLMTGRTDVRGNKETFTYSAAGLRETATDQRGLTTTTVYNADGFVEATVASDGGRTSFTYDSLQRVVTSKNPLGLVTTYTYDDADNVKTVENPLNETTTYIYDSCLLQATVNPLGNRTTNTHNRWSKIATTENALGKVTTYNYDNMGYLTATENPLGNRWTSVYNDAKQKTADIDPLSNRTSYNYDAAGRPESTKDARDNFTTTVYFKDSAIKAHIDALGNRTSYTYDAIRRQTTTKNPLGKVWTTTYLSNGGVVLSKNPLNNVTTTTYNKVGAVETVKDALDNVATVVYESDSNRPEATIDALGNRTTSVFNDADQLTETVDADDGRITYTYDDAGRQETIKNQIGKVTTSIYDAAGQVTAAIMPSGDRQTMSYDDAGQLASILYASGDVLTFAYDAAGQQTTMVDDEGDWVWAFDSAGYNTKVTLPDSDVITYEYDAVGNRDLMIDPDAGRFTYTYDAANQRLTAKDPDDDTYTAAYDAAGQRTTLLMGLGSKRQYEYDAAGQLTTQIELNAADAEIITMIDGYDAVGNRLTRDLDGTLTTWTYDNGYRLSEQDVSGAAATFAYDNVGNMTVKNHEGSDPMSFTYNAFGQIVTMLQGAVLTTYTYDDDGSMTIQNVGGTLTTNTYDDAQRLTNVKAGSISTTYTYSGTGLRRTAHETNSEQESDVSTTFVWDGADYLTEKTVIA, from the coding sequence ATGGGAATCGAAGTTGACGCCGAGAGGACTCATCCGCATCGCCCTACCCCTGATCCGGTCACCGGCGACCTCTTGATCGACCCCGAGATCTATCTGAGAGCGAAGGCGTTCGATCTCTCGATCAGCTTTTTCTACAGTGCCAAGTCATCTGTCAACGAGATGTATGGCAAGCACCGGTCTGCCAATGTCAACAACCATGTAATCTCGGGAACGGACGACATCACGCTCTACCGCGGCAACTTCCAGGCCTACACCTACGACAAGGTCGGCACCGCTGGCGGCATAACGACCTACACGTCGGTATTCAACGCCACCAAGACCACCTTCAGCTTCGACGGTGCGGAGTTCACCGAGTACTTCACCGACGGCATGAAGGCGATCTACAAGAAGCAGAAAGCCGCGGGCAAGCGGCACGAACTCATCAGATGGGAAACTCCTGCGGGCGTGAAGCATACGTACACCTACGGCACTGGAGTCGAGGAAGGGCTGCTCAAGACCATCGAGGTCCCCAGCGGCGACAAGGTCACCTTCGCATACATCGCAGGCTCTCCGACCTCTCTTCTGCAGAGCGTCGAGGACTGGAGCAATCGCCGGTGGACGATGCAGTACGACGCCAACAACGAGCTGACGCAGTTCTCGACGCCCATAGGCTGCACCACCAAATACGGCTACTCGTTCGCGGGCGCCGGCAGTCCGAACACGATGCTGTACACGATCGAAGATCCGCGCGGCTACATAACGACGTACATGTACACCACGAACAAGCAGGTCGCGAGCATGGCTGTGGGCACGGCGATCTGGACGTACACGTACCTTGGCGGGTTTCGCCAGGACAATCAGACGATCACGACTTCGCCGACCGGCGCGAAGACCACTTACAACTACTCCGCAGGTGGCGCGGTCGAATCGGTCAACAGACCAGAAGGGTACACCGAGAATTACACCTACGATGGGAACGGCTGGCGCACGGTCACAGCGCTTCCGCTCGGCATCGTCAACACCACTTCGTACAACGCCTTCGGCCAAATCGAGACCGCCGAAGACCCCGAGGGCAACGTCACGACGTTCGAGTACGACTCCGACCTCAACCTGACCACGATCACCAACGCTCTCAGCGAGACCACCACGATGTCGTACAACGCCGACCGCCTGATGACAGGCCGGACCGATGTGCGCGGCAACAAGGAGACGTTTACCTATAGCGCAGCCGGTCTGAGGGAGACGGCCACCGACCAACGAGGGCTGACAACGACCACGGTCTACAACGCTGACGGCTTCGTCGAGGCTACCGTCGCTTCGGATGGCGGCAGGACGAGCTTCACATACGATTCGCTGCAGAGGGTTGTGACCAGCAAAAACCCTCTCGGGCTGGTTACCACCTACACGTACGACGACGCGGACAACGTCAAGACCGTCGAGAATCCGCTTAATGAGACAACCACGTATATTTATGACTCGTGCCTGCTGCAGGCGACGGTGAACCCGCTCGGCAACCGCACCACCAACACCCACAACAGGTGGAGCAAAATCGCGACCACCGAGAACGCTCTCGGCAAGGTCACGACGTACAACTACGACAACATGGGGTACCTGACCGCGACCGAGAACCCGCTCGGCAACCGCTGGACCTCGGTCTACAACGATGCCAAGCAGAAGACCGCCGACATCGATCCGCTAAGCAACCGCACGTCGTACAACTACGACGCTGCAGGGCGGCCTGAATCGACGAAAGACGCACGGGACAACTTCACGACAACCGTCTACTTCAAAGATAGCGCGATCAAAGCGCACATTGACGCGCTGGGCAACCGTACGTCATACACTTACGATGCAATTAGACGCCAGACCACCACGAAGAACCCGCTGGGTAAAGTCTGGACCACGACCTACTTGTCGAACGGCGGAGTCGTCTTGAGCAAGAATCCGCTAAACAACGTCACGACCACGACCTACAACAAGGTCGGCGCTGTCGAAACGGTCAAGGATGCGCTAGACAACGTCGCCACTGTGGTCTACGAGAGCGATTCAAATCGACCTGAGGCGACGATAGACGCGCTCGGCAATCGCACGACGTCTGTGTTCAACGACGCGGATCAGTTGACCGAGACTGTCGACGCCGATGACGGCAGGATAACGTATACGTATGATGACGCGGGTCGGCAGGAGACGATCAAGAACCAGATAGGCAAGGTCACGACGTCCATTTACGATGCCGCCGGACAGGTCACTGCGGCAATCATGCCCTCGGGAGACCGTCAAACGATGTCCTACGACGATGCGGGACAGCTTGCCAGCATCCTGTATGCCAGCGGCGACGTGTTGACCTTCGCCTACGATGCGGCAGGGCAGCAGACGACGATGGTCGACGACGAAGGCGACTGGGTGTGGGCGTTCGACAGTGCGGGCTACAACACCAAAGTCACGCTCCCCGACAGCGACGTCATCACCTATGAGTACGACGCGGTCGGAAATCGCGATCTCATGATCGACCCCGACGCTGGACGGTTCACGTATACGTATGACGCTGCGAACCAGCGCCTGACAGCGAAAGACCCGGATGACGACACCTATACGGCTGCCTACGACGCAGCCGGCCAGCGAACGACTCTTCTCATGGGCCTCGGGTCGAAGCGGCAGTACGAGTACGATGCAGCCGGCCAGCTGACCACGCAGATTGAGCTGAACGCGGCGGACGCTGAGATCATCACGATGATCGACGGCTACGACGCAGTCGGCAACCGCCTGACGCGCGATCTGGACGGTACGCTGACGACCTGGACGTACGACAATGGCTACAGGCTGTCCGAGCAGGACGTCTCTGGAGCGGCTGCGACCTTCGCGTACGACAACGTCGGCAACATGACGGTGAAGAACCACGAAGGCTCCGACCCGATGAGCTTCACGTACAACGCGTTCGGCCAGATCGTTACGATGCTGCAGGGCGCGGTGCTCACCACATACACCTACGATGACGACGGCAGCATGACGATCCAAAATGTCGGAGGCACCCTCACGACCAACACTTACGACGATGCCCAACGGCTAACGAACGTGAAGGCCGGATCGATATCGACGACCTACACCTACTCCGGTACGGGCCTGCGCCGCACCGCACACGAGACCAATAGCGAGCAAGAGTCCGATGTGTCGACCACGTTCGTCTGGGACGGAGCCGACTACCTGACAGAAAAGACGGTGATTGCCTGA
- a CDS encoding L-histidine N(alpha)-methyltransferase gives MDVFKKTLSGHSELGRGYEDLWDTAYDHWTRFVQAGNKKDISQGWDHCRRVELNLWRLLRKHWDQFSWESLYILTACAALHDIGKLGCEIPDHGKLAYQIIRKDDKGFFHDVATREIVAGIALYHSGGDTSQLEDSVELGRTAMLVHPMALAAIFRMADMMDTTMDRVSVRLIEEKIPGIEKYTPVAEIRSAIARIEIHPQYPTVVKVVCDSEDKRLVDLVFKYVVKMNAELGDDHKRLMLNVPTTYMHGKTLRTDRILLPHEFLLERRGESNDFDLETPVKARSTKRKVSKRGSGATKSGDGKQRTRDRREPEEASAGWGVLSFPDLRRTSFYYKQHLCEQLERSDEIDHRYLYWGLEGAEAWLKVTNDRRYELARLTYDQVHNALDSLLDDIVDDTLPGMDYVSLGPGDGEKDALMLEGLYRRLGSSRTCTYYPVDFSYHLVRWTLAYLETHMVGGSIGDWYTHKVDKRPFLCDFLQLPDSDHGFWNTGWPKLFALLGSTLGNFAELKLLRAIAHAMSENDWLLIDAELHADRTDDELLQQYSDTGKLMTFLSTPFHYLEGATPPDGEKLRATVEDGFSDIDGSKSVVVRYEFDSRDIVLTKTTKYDADRLKIRLWDSGFQVTREFGDGGRCLLWLLKTRSTGSGQ, from the coding sequence TTGGACGTATTCAAGAAAACTCTCAGTGGCCATTCCGAGCTAGGCCGCGGGTACGAAGACTTATGGGACACAGCGTACGACCATTGGACCAGGTTTGTACAAGCTGGCAATAAGAAGGACATATCGCAAGGGTGGGATCACTGCAGGAGGGTTGAACTGAACCTGTGGCGCCTTCTGCGGAAACACTGGGACCAATTTTCTTGGGAGTCCCTTTATATTCTTACTGCATGTGCTGCACTCCACGATATTGGCAAGCTGGGTTGCGAGATACCGGATCACGGCAAACTGGCCTACCAGATCATTCGGAAAGACGATAAGGGATTTTTCCACGATGTAGCAACGCGTGAAATCGTCGCCGGCATCGCCCTGTATCACTCAGGAGGTGACACCTCCCAGTTGGAGGACAGCGTGGAACTGGGAAGAACCGCAATGCTGGTTCACCCAATGGCGTTAGCCGCCATTTTCAGAATGGCAGACATGATGGACACCACGATGGATAGAGTGTCCGTACGCCTCATAGAGGAGAAAATCCCCGGAATAGAAAAGTATACACCCGTCGCTGAAATCAGGAGTGCGATAGCGCGCATTGAGATTCACCCACAGTACCCAACAGTAGTCAAAGTCGTTTGCGATTCAGAGGATAAACGCCTAGTGGATCTTGTCTTCAAATACGTTGTAAAGATGAACGCAGAACTGGGAGACGATCATAAGAGACTCATGCTAAACGTTCCCACCACGTACATGCACGGGAAAACACTGCGGACGGACAGAATATTGTTACCTCACGAGTTCCTCCTGGAACGAAGGGGAGAATCGAACGACTTTGATTTGGAGACACCGGTGAAAGCACGCTCCACAAAGCGAAAAGTCAGCAAACGTGGCTCTGGAGCCACTAAGTCCGGTGACGGCAAACAGCGCACAAGAGACAGGCGTGAGCCAGAAGAAGCCTCTGCTGGCTGGGGAGTACTTAGTTTCCCCGATCTGCGTCGGACCTCTTTTTACTACAAGCAGCATCTCTGCGAACAGTTGGAGAGGTCCGACGAGATTGATCACCGGTATCTATACTGGGGGTTGGAAGGAGCAGAGGCGTGGTTAAAAGTCACCAACGATCGCCGATACGAGCTGGCGAGGCTCACGTACGATCAGGTGCACAATGCGCTGGACTCCCTGCTTGACGATATTGTGGATGACACACTACCGGGCATGGATTACGTGAGCCTTGGCCCGGGTGACGGTGAAAAGGATGCACTAATGCTGGAGGGACTGTATCGCAGGCTTGGTAGCTCTCGAACGTGTACGTACTATCCCGTCGACTTCAGCTACCATCTTGTTCGTTGGACATTGGCCTATCTGGAAACGCACATGGTGGGGGGAAGCATAGGTGACTGGTACACCCATAAAGTAGACAAGCGCCCTTTCCTGTGTGACTTCCTACAACTTCCAGACTCTGATCACGGTTTTTGGAACACAGGATGGCCCAAGCTGTTTGCGCTCTTAGGGAGCACACTAGGCAATTTTGCCGAACTGAAATTACTTCGGGCCATTGCCCATGCAATGTCCGAAAATGACTGGTTGCTCATAGACGCCGAACTGCACGCTGACCGTACTGATGACGAGCTGTTACAACAGTATTCGGACACTGGGAAGCTAATGACCTTTCTATCGACTCCATTCCATTATTTAGAAGGTGCTACACCTCCCGATGGGGAGAAGTTGCGAGCTACCGTCGAAGATGGCTTTAGTGATATTGATGGGTCGAAGAGTGTAGTAGTCCGGTACGAGTTCGACAGCAGGGATATCGTGCTGACGAAAACAACTAAGTATGACGCCGATAGGCTGAAGATACGGCTGTGGGATTC